The following are from one region of the Desulfurellaceae bacterium genome:
- a CDS encoding zinc-binding dehydrogenase codes for MKGTVSFIPEARKIDFYEYELPQPEPGAMLTEVTRTNVCGSEVHMWRGEFGRRGAMPGHEMVGLTTDTAGQPLKEGDRIAPVYYRVCGLCANCREGNAAACTGLSIRAKRLIPDEAPHFHTPWATHYYIHPGQHVYKVPDNVPDHAASSANCALSQVFFSLDRINLRYDETLVVQGAGGLGLHAMAVAKARGARVIAIDGVELRLQRAKAFGADEVIDMREYASVKDRTVRVRELTNGLGPDVVLEVAGVPAAFEEAIQLVRSGGRIAELGNISMGLQATISPSLITFKSISVVGVATYNPHYLHKALQFLSEHMDQYPYHELSDAEFPLKNAAEAMDKSDRKEITRAALVP; via the coding sequence ATGAAAGGCACTGTGAGCTTCATTCCCGAAGCCCGGAAGATCGACTTTTACGAGTATGAGTTGCCCCAGCCCGAACCCGGAGCGATGCTGACCGAGGTGACGCGGACCAACGTGTGCGGCTCCGAGGTCCACATGTGGCGGGGCGAGTTCGGCCGACGTGGCGCCATGCCCGGACATGAGATGGTCGGCCTGACGACCGACACGGCCGGCCAGCCGCTCAAAGAGGGCGATCGTATCGCGCCGGTCTACTACCGGGTGTGTGGCCTGTGTGCCAACTGCCGGGAGGGCAATGCCGCCGCCTGTACCGGGCTCAGCATCCGGGCCAAGCGTCTGATTCCAGACGAAGCGCCGCACTTTCACACCCCGTGGGCGACCCACTACTACATTCACCCCGGCCAGCATGTGTACAAGGTGCCGGATAATGTCCCCGACCACGCCGCCTCGTCGGCCAACTGCGCCCTGTCGCAGGTGTTTTTCAGCCTCGACCGGATCAACCTGCGCTACGACGAGACCCTGGTGGTCCAGGGCGCGGGTGGCCTGGGGCTGCACGCCATGGCCGTGGCCAAGGCGCGTGGGGCGCGGGTGATCGCTATTGACGGGGTTGAGCTGCGCCTCCAACGGGCCAAGGCGTTTGGCGCCGACGAAGTAATTGACATGCGCGAATACGCCTCGGTCAAAGACCGCACGGTACGGGTCCGGGAACTGACCAACGGACTCGGGCCGGACGTGGTTCTGGAGGTCGCCGGGGTACCGGCCGCGTTTGAGGAGGCCATTCAGCTGGTGCGGAGCGGCGGACGGATCGCCGAGCTGGGCAATATCTCCATGGGCTTGCAGGCGACGATCTCGCCGTCGCTGATTACCTTCAAGTCTATTTCGGTTGTCGGGGTGGCCACCTATAACCCCCACTATCTGCACAAAGCCTTGCAGTTCCTGTCCGAGCACATGGATCAATATCCGTATCACGAGCTGAGCGATGCCGAGTTTCCGCTGAAAAACGCGGCCGAAGCCATGGACAAATCCGACCGCAAGGAGATTACCCGGGCCGCCCTGGTCCCCTAA
- a CDS encoding thioesterase family protein, which translates to MKDSLTTGMSSERTITTTPDMGIVHLGPDAPQMYSTPAMVQLMEGTCVEFLTPHMDAGEQTVGFHIDVRHMAPTPIGQKVTGKISLDEIKGRRLKFTVEAYNEDGTKIGEGIHERAVVSIDRFAGKE; encoded by the coding sequence ATGAAAGACTCGCTCACAACCGGCATGTCTTCGGAACGAACGATCACCACCACCCCGGACATGGGCATTGTCCACCTCGGGCCGGACGCCCCGCAGATGTATTCAACCCCGGCCATGGTCCAGCTGATGGAGGGCACCTGTGTGGAGTTCCTGACGCCGCACATGGACGCCGGCGAGCAGACGGTCGGCTTTCACATCGATGTCAGACACATGGCGCCGACCCCGATTGGGCAGAAAGTCACCGGCAAGATCAGTCTGGATGAGATTAAGGGCCGGCGTCTCAAGTTCACGGTCGAAGCCTATAACGAGGACGGCACCAAGATCGGCGAAGGCATTCACGAACGGGCGGTGGTCAGCATCGACCGCTTTGCCGGCAAGGAATAG
- the metG gene encoding methionine--tRNA ligase subunit beta: MISIDEFGKVELRVATITAAEAHPNADRLVVLSVDLGDEQRQLVAGIRAHYTMEELVGRQIVVVANLQPAKLRGVESQGMLLAATDASSGGVIVLSPEKQVAPGSKVS; the protein is encoded by the coding sequence ATGATAAGCATTGATGAATTTGGCAAAGTTGAACTGCGGGTGGCGACCATCACCGCAGCCGAAGCCCACCCCAACGCCGACCGTCTGGTCGTACTCAGCGTTGATCTGGGCGACGAACAGCGCCAGCTCGTGGCCGGCATTCGCGCCCACTATACGATGGAAGAATTGGTCGGCCGGCAGATCGTGGTAGTGGCCAACCTGCAGCCAGCCAAGCTGCGGGGGGTCGAGAGTCAGGGCATGCTGCTGGCCGCGACCGATGCCAGCAGCGGCGGGGTAATCGTCTTAAGCCCGGAAAAGCAGGTCGCCCCGGGCTCGAAAGTGTCCTGA
- a CDS encoding class I SAM-dependent methyltransferase, with protein sequence MPEPLPADMPGLMKIVNGFEQAAVVLGAAQLDLFSPLAKGPLTAAELAAQTGLPVRGVARLLNASAALGVVTKEADHYRNAPAADAFLVKDRPGYVGNMLRQASDRYQAWGKLSEAIRNDGPVLPLTGAELEHAPPEVLDNYVHGLFELGKGLAGRIGSLVDLKQSRRLLDVAGGSGVYSIRLCQAFPQLSATVFDLPPILQRTRHIIEREGMTARVSVREGNYFSDDFGHGYDTVLLSNMLQTEGRETGKMVLGKAFAALQAGGQILIHGIMPEPNLIEPVQPAVFSLFMMLVFPHGEAYPGEEIIGWLHDLGFVDGQKIRLPPPAFTGLVLARKPG encoded by the coding sequence ATGCCTGAGCCGCTACCGGCCGATATGCCGGGCTTGATGAAAATTGTGAATGGATTTGAGCAGGCTGCGGTCGTGCTGGGAGCCGCCCAGCTCGACCTGTTCTCGCCGCTGGCCAAGGGACCGCTGACGGCCGCCGAGCTGGCCGCCCAGACCGGTCTGCCCGTGCGTGGGGTCGCGCGTCTGCTCAACGCCAGCGCGGCCCTGGGTGTTGTGACCAAGGAGGCCGATCACTACCGCAATGCGCCGGCGGCCGATGCCTTTCTGGTCAAAGACAGGCCGGGCTATGTGGGCAATATGCTGAGACAGGCCAGCGACCGCTACCAGGCCTGGGGTAAGCTGTCCGAAGCCATTCGGAACGACGGGCCGGTCCTGCCCCTGACCGGCGCCGAGCTTGAGCATGCGCCGCCCGAGGTGCTGGACAACTATGTCCACGGGCTGTTTGAGCTGGGCAAGGGCCTGGCCGGGCGGATTGGCAGTCTGGTGGACCTGAAGCAGTCCCGCCGTCTGCTCGATGTCGCGGGTGGGTCGGGCGTGTACTCGATTCGCCTGTGTCAGGCCTTTCCGCAGCTGTCGGCCACGGTGTTTGACCTGCCGCCCATCCTGCAACGTACGCGTCATATCATTGAGCGCGAGGGCATGACCGCCCGGGTCAGCGTGCGCGAGGGCAATTATTTCAGCGATGACTTTGGCCACGGCTATGACACGGTCCTGCTGTCGAATATGCTCCAGACCGAGGGCCGCGAGACTGGTAAGATGGTACTCGGCAAAGCCTTTGCGGCCTTGCAGGCCGGCGGCCAGATCCTTATTCACGGCATCATGCCCGAGCCCAACCTGATAGAGCCGGTCCAACCCGCAGTCTTCTCACTGTTCATGATGCTGGTATTCCCCCACGGCGAAGCCTATCCGGGCGAGGAGATCATCGGCTGGCTG